A window of the Acidimicrobiales bacterium genome harbors these coding sequences:
- a CDS encoding LLM class flavin-dependent oxidoreductase, whose product MKVGVTLPQFREDAGPALDSARRAEAAGLDGVFVFDHLWPLGQPSRPALAGLPLAAAVAAGTDAMAVGTLVARVGVLPDAVLAHTLASLARIAGPRLIAGLGVGDRHSRPENLAYGAPFRPRAERVASLADVCRRLRRRGVTTWVGGASEAAAAVARREADALNLWAVAPEAVAAAAAAQPVTWAGQVRLGDGGAERLRRTLDGVAAAGAAWAVVAPLGAPWPEALELIAAAARPLVD is encoded by the coding sequence GTGAAGGTCGGGGTCACCCTCCCGCAGTTCCGGGAGGACGCCGGGCCGGCGCTGGACTCGGCGCGGCGGGCGGAGGCGGCGGGCCTCGACGGCGTCTTCGTGTTCGACCACCTGTGGCCCCTGGGCCAGCCGTCCCGCCCGGCGCTGGCCGGGCTGCCCCTCGCCGCCGCCGTCGCCGCCGGGACCGACGCGATGGCGGTGGGCACGCTGGTGGCCCGGGTGGGCGTGCTGCCCGACGCCGTCCTGGCGCACACGCTCGCCTCGCTGGCCCGCATCGCCGGGCCCCGCCTGATCGCCGGGCTGGGCGTCGGCGATCGTCACAGCCGCCCCGAGAACCTGGCCTACGGGGCGCCCTTCCGCCCCCGCGCCGAGCGGGTGGCGTCGTTGGCCGACGTGTGCCGGCGCCTCCGCCGCCGGGGCGTGACGACGTGGGTGGGCGGGGCGTCGGAGGCGGCGGCCGCCGTGGCCCGACGCGAGGCGGATGCTCTGAACCTGTGGGCCGTCGCTCCCGAGGCGGTGGCGGCCGCCGCCGCGGCGCAGCCCGTCACCTGGGCGGGCCAGGTCCGTCTGGGCGACGGCGGGGCCGAGCGCCTGCGGCGGACCCTCGACGGTGTCGCGGCGGCGGGCGCCGCGTGGGCCGTGGTGGCGCCGCTCGGCGCTCCGTGGCCCGAGGCCCTGGAACTCATAGCGGCCGCCGCGAGGCCACTCGTAGACTGA
- a CDS encoding ROK family protein, with the protein MQGRGHRGERRPRRARAHRRPAAVLTGPARRVGIDLGGTKCLGVALGPGGTPVAEHRLPTPVGEAAVLDTLAETVAALGPASAIGVGVPGLVDTAGVLRFAPNLPGVVDLDVRGALMQRFPGVAVRVDNDATAAGWGEVCAGAARGATDAVLVTLGTGIGGGIVAGGAVLRGANGFAGEIGHMVVDPAGPECPCGQRGCWERFASGSGLGRLAREEAAADPSGRIAELAGGDASAARGEHVTRAAAEGDAGAMGVMDAFARWVALGLVNLANVFDPAAFVLGGGLVEAGEVLLAPVRRAFGELVMGGGRRPAVAIVSASLGEHAGAVGAALLAGDEPGP; encoded by the coding sequence CTGCAAGGTCGAGGTCACCGTGGGGAACGCCGACCTCGACGTGCTCGGGCGCATCGGCGCCCTGCTGCGGTTCTGACGGGGCCCGCCCGCCGCGTCGGCATCGACCTCGGCGGCACCAAGTGCCTCGGCGTCGCCCTGGGCCCGGGCGGGACGCCGGTGGCCGAGCACCGCCTCCCCACGCCCGTCGGCGAGGCGGCCGTGCTCGACACGCTGGCCGAGACGGTCGCCGCCCTCGGGCCCGCCTCGGCCATCGGGGTGGGCGTGCCGGGGCTGGTGGACACCGCCGGGGTCCTGCGCTTCGCGCCCAACCTTCCCGGGGTCGTCGACCTCGACGTGCGCGGTGCGCTGATGCAGCGCTTCCCCGGCGTCGCCGTCAGGGTCGACAACGACGCCACCGCCGCCGGCTGGGGCGAGGTCTGCGCGGGCGCCGCCCGAGGCGCCACCGACGCCGTGCTTGTCACCCTCGGCACCGGCATCGGCGGGGGCATCGTGGCCGGTGGCGCGGTGCTCCGCGGCGCCAACGGGTTCGCCGGCGAGATCGGCCACATGGTCGTCGACCCCGCCGGTCCCGAGTGCCCCTGTGGCCAGCGGGGGTGCTGGGAGCGGTTCGCGTCGGGCAGCGGCCTGGGACGCCTGGCCCGGGAGGAGGCGGCCGCCGACCCGTCCGGACGGATCGCCGAGCTGGCCGGAGGCGACGCGTCGGCGGCCCGCGGGGAGCACGTCACCCGGGCGGCGGCCGAGGGCGACGCCGGCGCCATGGGCGTCATGGACGCGTTCGCCCGCTGGGTGGCCCTGGGACTGGTCAACCTGGCCAACGTCTTCGACCCGGCCGCGTTCGTGCTCGGCGGTGGCCTGGTCGAGGCGGGCGAGGTGCTGCTCGCCCCCGTGCGCCGGGCGTTCGGCGAGCTGGTGATGGGCGGCGGGCGGCGCCCGGCGGTCGCCATCGTGTCCGCCTCCCTGGGCGAGCACGCGGGCGCCGTCGGGGCCGCCCTCCTGGCGGGCGACGAGCCCGGACCGTGA
- a CDS encoding DUF6345 domain-containing protein codes for MARTVGSWWIKDGIDGRRIEAQGFASLLGGLSQFDWTQDHGDSGVVEKDFVTTANWTERSDQVDAIMMSSHGSPNSFSVSDGSVSTSDAVDFGKNDLEVFATHACALLEHTSSNSVGRWIPAFQKLHYMCGFHNSSYSGGGQDSRGWWFAFYGAWAYYTIFGLWDMPLREAWAEANEVVEGSGVQWAYLRATSDSAPTYNERLRGSEPADPTSGRRFLTARGSC; via the coding sequence ATGGCGAGAACCGTCGGGTCCTGGTGGATCAAGGACGGCATCGACGGCCGGAGGATCGAGGCCCAGGGCTTCGCATCCCTGCTGGGGGGACTGAGCCAGTTCGACTGGACCCAGGACCACGGCGACTCCGGCGTCGTCGAGAAGGACTTCGTCACCACCGCCAACTGGACCGAGCGCAGCGACCAGGTCGACGCCATCATGATGTCGAGCCACGGATCGCCCAACAGCTTCTCGGTGTCGGACGGGAGCGTCAGCACCTCCGACGCCGTCGACTTCGGCAAGAACGACCTGGAGGTCTTCGCCACCCACGCGTGCGCGTTGTTGGAGCACACGTCGTCGAACTCCGTCGGGCGATGGATCCCGGCGTTCCAGAAGCTCCACTACATGTGCGGGTTCCACAACTCCTCGTACTCCGGCGGCGGCCAGGACTCGCGGGGCTGGTGGTTCGCCTTCTACGGCGCGTGGGCCTACTACACGATCTTCGGGCTCTGGGACATGCCGCTGCGCGAGGCGTGGGCGGAGGCCAACGAGGTCGTCGAGGGGTCGGGCGTGCAGTGGGCGTACCTGCGCGCCACCAGCGACTCGGCGCCCACGTACAACGAGCGGCTCCGGGGCTCGGAGCCGGCCGATCCGACCAGCGGGCGCCGGTTCCTCACCGCCCGCGGGTCCTGCTGA
- a CDS encoding glycosyltransferase family 4 protein — translation MGHLLVTNDFPPKVGGIQSYLWELWRRLPPERVTVLTTPHPDAPAFDAAQPFRIERVRQPVLLPTPGLARRVRDLAASVGAGLVVLDPALPLGLVGPHLGIPYAAVLHGAEVAVPGRLPVTRPALARVLRGAAHLVAGGGYPASEARRAAGDGMAPVTVVPPGVDSARFVPLDADRRAKARAGLGLPGDARVVLGLSRLVPRKGMDTLIRAAGLLAPGRPDLVVAVAGSGRDLPRLRELGARHGGAVRFLGRVDDERLPAAYGCADVFAVPCRSRWAGLEQEGFGIVFLEAAACGVPQVAGDSGGAAEAVADGETGIVVRRPSDPRAVADALAALLDDPARRRAMGEAARRRAVERYSYDDLARDLDACLAPLER, via the coding sequence GTGGGTCACCTCCTCGTCACCAACGACTTCCCTCCCAAGGTCGGCGGCATCCAGAGCTACCTGTGGGAGCTGTGGCGGCGCCTGCCGCCCGAGCGGGTGACGGTCCTCACCACGCCCCATCCCGACGCGCCGGCCTTCGACGCCGCCCAGCCCTTCCGCATCGAGCGGGTGCGCCAGCCCGTCCTGCTGCCGACGCCGGGCCTGGCCCGGCGCGTCCGCGACCTGGCCGCCTCCGTCGGAGCCGGCCTCGTCGTGCTGGACCCGGCGCTCCCGCTGGGCCTGGTCGGTCCCCACCTCGGCATCCCGTACGCGGCCGTCCTCCACGGCGCCGAGGTGGCCGTGCCGGGACGGCTACCCGTCACCCGCCCGGCGCTGGCCCGCGTGCTGCGGGGCGCCGCCCACCTCGTCGCCGGCGGCGGGTACCCCGCCTCCGAGGCGCGGCGGGCGGCGGGCGACGGCATGGCGCCCGTCACCGTGGTGCCGCCCGGGGTGGACTCGGCCCGCTTCGTGCCCCTCGACGCCGACCGGAGGGCGAAGGCCAGGGCCGGCCTCGGCCTGCCGGGCGACGCCCGGGTGGTGCTCGGGCTGAGCCGGCTCGTGCCCCGCAAGGGGATGGACACCCTGATCCGCGCCGCCGGGCTGCTGGCCCCCGGGCGGCCCGACCTCGTCGTCGCCGTCGCCGGGAGCGGCCGTGACCTCCCGCGCCTGCGCGAGCTGGGCGCCCGCCACGGGGGCGCGGTGCGGTTCCTCGGCCGGGTGGACGACGAGCGCCTTCCCGCCGCCTACGGGTGCGCCGACGTGTTCGCCGTCCCGTGCCGGTCGCGGTGGGCCGGGCTGGAGCAGGAGGGGTTCGGGATCGTCTTCCTGGAGGCGGCGGCCTGCGGTGTGCCCCAGGTGGCGGGCGACAGCGGGGGAGCGGCGGAGGCGGTCGCCGACGGGGAGACCGGGATCGTGGTGCGCCGCCCGTCCGACCCCCGGGCCGTGGCCGACGCGCTCGCCGCCCTGCTCGACGACCCCGCCCGCCGCCGCGCCATGGGCGAGGCAGCCCGGCGCCGGGCGGTGGAGCGGTACTCGTACGACGACCTGGCCCGAGACCTGGACGCCTGCCTGGCGCCGTTGGAGCGATGA